In Lates calcarifer isolate ASB-BC8 linkage group LG4, TLL_Latcal_v3, whole genome shotgun sequence, a genomic segment contains:
- the LOC108883911 gene encoding kelch-like protein 40a, which translates to MAAMTIDPAEQPRMYQQTLLQDGLCDLLENDKFVDCVLKIQDKEFPCHRLVLAASSPFFKAMFLSDLEESKKREIVLKDVEPGVMGMILRYLYTSDINLTEQNVQDIFMAANMYQIPSIFSVCVSYLQDKLVLGNCLAIFRLGLLLDCPRLTLSAREFICERYQVVVRDQDFLQLDPSELALIITSDSLNVEREELVFESLMDWVKHDEKSRTKDLQELLHCIRFRLIPLDYFKEKVERHQYIRFSQEIKEELDLVRDAHRGRLPKPKKLSRDEAKGGEGSEDEEDGDEEGYLPGILNNNPRFGMFEIDLILMINNTGTVAYDPVGNECFVVSESTEIPKNHSSLVTKQNQVFVVGGLIYNEEDKDDPFSSYFLQFDPVSSEWLGMPSQPNPRCLFGLTEAENSIFVVGGKELKEGEHALDSVMIYDRQSFKWGESDPLPYEVYGHGTVSHKGLVYVIGGKSESKKCMRRVCVYNPTKFEWKDLAPLKTARSLFGISIHKDQIFVVTGVTDAGLTCSAEVYDIATNKWSEFTEFPQERSSLNLISLGDFLYAVGGFAMMPSETSEEPVPTEMTDIWRYDEAEKSWTGILREISYAEGSTVLPVRLNTLRLTKL; encoded by the exons atggctgccatgaCTATAGACCCAGCGGAACAGCCTCGGATGTACCAACAGACCCTCCTTCAGGATGGACTGTGCGACCTGTTGGAGAATGACAAATTTGTGGATTGTGTCCTCAAAATCCAGGACAAGGAGTTCCCATGCCACCGCTTGGTTTTGGCGGCCAGCAGCCCCTTCTTCAAGGCCATGTTCCTGTCTGACCTGGAGGAGAGCAAGAAGCGTGAGATTGTCCTCAAAGATGTGGAGCCAGGTGTTATGGGGATGATCCTGCGCTACTTATACACCTCTGACATTAATCTGACAGAGCAGAATGTCCAGGATATCTTCATGGCTGCTAACATGTACCAGATCCcctccattttctctgtatgtgtgtcctaCCTCCAGGATAAACTGGTGCTGGGTAACTGCTTGGCTATCTTCAGATTGGGGCTGCTGCTGGATTGTCCCAGGCTCACTCTGAGTGCTAGAGAGTTCATCTGTGAACGTTACCAGGTTGTTGTCAGGGACCAGGACTTCTTGCAGCTGGACCCAAGCGAGTTGGCCCTCATCATCACCTCAGATTCCCTCAATGTGGAGCGGGAGGAGCTGGTGTTTGAATCCCTGATGGACTGGGTCAAACATGACGAGAAAAGCCGGACTAAGGACCTGCAAGAGCTGTTGCACTGCATTCGTTTTAGGCTTATACCTTTGGATTACTTCAAAGAAAAAGTGGAGCGCCACCAGTACATCCGGTTCAGCCAGGAGATCAAGGAGGAGTTGGATCTGGTCAGGGATGCTCACAGAGGGCGTCTGCCAAAGCCCAAGAAGCTCAGCCGTGATGAGGCAAAGGGGGGAGAAGGAAGTGAAGACGAGGAGGATGGTGATGAGGAAGGGTACCTGCCGGGCATACTCAACAACAACCCTCGCTTTGGGATGTTTGAGATAGACCTGATACTTATGATCAATAACACAGGGACTGTGGCCTACGACCCGGTGGGAAATGAATGCTTCGTGGTGTCAGAATCCACAGAAATTCCCAAAAACCACTCCAGCCTGGTCACCAAGCAGAACCAGGTGTTTGTTGTTGGAGGACTTATCTACAATGAGGAGGATAAGGACGACCCATTCAGTTCATACTTCCTACAG TTTGACCCAGTGAGTTCAGAATGGTTAGGGATGCCCTCACAACCCAACCCTCGCTGTCTGTTTGGgctgacagaagcagagaacTCCATCTTTGTTGTGGGAGGAAAGGAACTGAAGGAAGGCGAGCATGCCCTGGATTCAGTCATGATCTATGACAGACA GTCATTCAAATGGGGGGAATCAGATCCTCTGCCTTATGAAGTATATGGCCATGGAACTGTATCCCACAAAGGTCTTGTCTATGTTATTGGAGGAAAGTCTGAGAGCAA gAAATGCATGAGAAGAGTCTGTGTCTACAATCCCACTAAGTTTGAGTGGAAGGACCTGGCTCCTCTGAAGACAGCCCGCTCCCTGTTTGGCATCTCCATCCACAAAGACCAGATATTTGTGGTGACAGGGGTCACAGACGCAGGCCTCACCTGCTCTGCGGAGGTCTACGACATTGCCACCAACAA GTGGTCTGAGTTCACAGAGTTCCCTCAGGAGCGCAGTTCCCTTAACCTGATCTCTTTGGGAGACTTCCTGTACGCTGTGGGGGGCTTTGCCATGATGCCCAGTGAAACTAGTGAGGAGCCTGTCCCAACAGAGATGACTGACATCTGGAG ATATGATGAGGCAGAGAAGAGCTGGACTGGGATTTTGCGAGAGATTAGCTATGCAGAGGGATCCACTGTTCTTCCAGTGCGTCTCAACACTCTGCGTCTCACTAAGTTATAA